In Bactrocera oleae isolate idBacOlea1 chromosome 5, idBacOlea1, whole genome shotgun sequence, a genomic segment contains:
- the LOC106617177 gene encoding pre-mRNA-splicing factor 38B isoform X1: MDEEYQQQSSAAKKIGKQHNTLPLWGNEATMNLNPLILANIQGSSYFKVHLFKLKTYHEVVDEIYYQVKHMEPWERGSRKTAGQTGMCGGVRGVGAGGIVSTAYCLLYKLYTLRLTRKQVNGLLNHTDSPYIRALGFMYLRYTQPPADLYDWYEDYFQDEEEIDVKAGSGQTITIGQMVYQFLTKLDWFSTLFPRIPVPIQKQIEKKLEEYCRKNNISQQQLSSARNATANSGGANYDYDDTVYDRRSGGASSSRNRLPQASSGSYRDEHDDRDNYCNRRREESPSNSYHSSRDRDHYREKHKKKHKRKHHSRSRSRSRSGSRNRTERKKDLECDRERERHRPKERDFDRRGRDYEERRYR, translated from the exons ATGGATGAAG AATATCAGCAACAATCTTCAGCAGCGAAGAAAATTGGCAAACAACATAATACTCTGCCGCTATGGGGAAATGAAGCAACTATGAACCTCAATCCCCTTATTCTAGCGAATATACAGGGCTCTAGCTATTTCAAAG TTCATCTGTTCAAACTTAAAACTTATCATGAAGTTGTTGACGAGATTTATTACCAAGTAAAACACATGGAGCCCTGGGAGCGAGGATCTCGAAAAACGGCTGGACAAACTGGCATGTGTGGCGGA gtGCGAGGAGTGGGAGCTGGCGGCATAGTATCAACGGCTTACTGTCTATTGTATAAATTGTACACACTTAGGCTGACTAGAAAGCAGGTTAACGGACTTCTAAACCACACAGATTCACCCTATATAAGGGCTCTAG GTTTTATGTACCTTAGATATACTCAACCACCAGCAGATTTGTACGACTGGTATGAAGATTATTTTCAGGATGAAGAAGAAATAGATGTAAAGGCTGGCAGTGGACAG ACTATAACTATAGGCCAGATGGTATACCAATTTCTCACTAAGCTCGATTGGTTTTCTACATTATTCCCCCGTATACCTGTTCCTATCCAAAAGCAAATAGAAAAGAAATTGGAGGAATATTGtcgcaaaaataatataagtcAACAGCAATTGAGTTCAGCAAGGAATGCGACAGCCAATAGTGGAGGTGCGAATTATGACTATGATGATACAGTTTATGATCGCAGAAGTGGTGGCGCTAGTAGCAGTCGAAACAGACTTCCACAAGCAAGTAGTGGGAGTTATCGTGACGAGCATGATGACCGCGATAACTACTGTAACAGAAGACGTGAAGAATCGCCTTCAAATTCATACCATAGCAGCAGAGATCGGGATCACTACCGAGAGAAGCACAAGAAGAAACATAAGCGCAAGCACCATTCTAGAAGTAGAAGTCGTAGTCGAAGTGGAAGTCGGAATCGAACTGAACGGAAAAAAGATTTGGAGTGTGACCGTGAACGTGAGCGACACAGGCCAAAGGAAAGAGATTTCGATCGTCGTGGTCGTGACTATGAGGAGCGCAGATATCGTtaa
- the LOC106617177 gene encoding pre-mRNA-splicing factor 38B isoform X2: protein MEPWERGSRKTAGQTGMCGGVRGVGAGGIVSTAYCLLYKLYTLRLTRKQVNGLLNHTDSPYIRALGFMYLRYTQPPADLYDWYEDYFQDEEEIDVKAGSGQTITIGQMVYQFLTKLDWFSTLFPRIPVPIQKQIEKKLEEYCRKNNISQQQLSSARNATANSGGANYDYDDTVYDRRSGGASSSRNRLPQASSGSYRDEHDDRDNYCNRRREESPSNSYHSSRDRDHYREKHKKKHKRKHHSRSRSRSRSGSRNRTERKKDLECDRERERHRPKERDFDRRGRDYEERRYR from the exons ATGGAGCCCTGGGAGCGAGGATCTCGAAAAACGGCTGGACAAACTGGCATGTGTGGCGGA gtGCGAGGAGTGGGAGCTGGCGGCATAGTATCAACGGCTTACTGTCTATTGTATAAATTGTACACACTTAGGCTGACTAGAAAGCAGGTTAACGGACTTCTAAACCACACAGATTCACCCTATATAAGGGCTCTAG GTTTTATGTACCTTAGATATACTCAACCACCAGCAGATTTGTACGACTGGTATGAAGATTATTTTCAGGATGAAGAAGAAATAGATGTAAAGGCTGGCAGTGGACAG ACTATAACTATAGGCCAGATGGTATACCAATTTCTCACTAAGCTCGATTGGTTTTCTACATTATTCCCCCGTATACCTGTTCCTATCCAAAAGCAAATAGAAAAGAAATTGGAGGAATATTGtcgcaaaaataatataagtcAACAGCAATTGAGTTCAGCAAGGAATGCGACAGCCAATAGTGGAGGTGCGAATTATGACTATGATGATACAGTTTATGATCGCAGAAGTGGTGGCGCTAGTAGCAGTCGAAACAGACTTCCACAAGCAAGTAGTGGGAGTTATCGTGACGAGCATGATGACCGCGATAACTACTGTAACAGAAGACGTGAAGAATCGCCTTCAAATTCATACCATAGCAGCAGAGATCGGGATCACTACCGAGAGAAGCACAAGAAGAAACATAAGCGCAAGCACCATTCTAGAAGTAGAAGTCGTAGTCGAAGTGGAAGTCGGAATCGAACTGAACGGAAAAAAGATTTGGAGTGTGACCGTGAACGTGAGCGACACAGGCCAAAGGAAAGAGATTTCGATCGTCGTGGTCGTGACTATGAGGAGCGCAGATATCGTtaa